In one window of Lewinella sp. 4G2 DNA:
- the hutH gene encoding histidine ammonia-lyase, translating to MPTLAYATTTLTRREALALARGEMQGELTTAARARIAHARSIVDEMAAGDRAVYGINTGFGPLCDVQISPDETNLLQRNLLISHAVGVGAHIAPELAKLMMICKLQSLCQGHSGVRQELIDRIRYFVDHNLTPAVPEQGSVGASGDLAPLSHLFLPLLGEGDFWDGETLSPAGEVLRLHGLEPLQLRAKEGLGLINGTQFILAHALAGLDKMAYLLDLADMAGAMSLEGYQGSAAPFRPELHAVRPFAGCVRVAERIRYFLSGSENMQSHAACSRVQDPYSLRCMPQVHGASRNAFAHLEQLAEIELNSVTDNPIIIGPGDAVSGGNFHGQPLAMALDYCTLAAAELGNIADRRCYLLLEGKFGLPRLLTASGGLNSGYMIPQYTTAALVSENKSLCFPASADSIPTSLGQEDHVSMGSISGRKFNQVLNNLEKILAIELMYAAQAMEFRRPLRFSPIVEANFALVRQHVARLEEDRPLKQDIDRMVELVRDRKFEVAAK from the coding sequence ATGCCCACGCTTGCGTACGCCACCACCACGCTCACCCGCCGTGAAGCTCTTGCCCTCGCCCGCGGGGAAATGCAGGGGGAGCTGACGACCGCCGCCCGCGCAAGAATTGCCCACGCCCGTTCAATTGTGGACGAAATGGCGGCCGGCGACCGGGCGGTGTACGGTATAAATACGGGATTCGGGCCGCTGTGTGACGTACAGATCAGCCCCGACGAAACGAATCTGCTGCAGCGGAATCTCCTGATTTCACACGCCGTCGGGGTAGGAGCCCACATCGCGCCGGAACTGGCCAAACTGATGATGATTTGTAAACTACAATCGCTCTGCCAGGGCCACAGCGGCGTGCGCCAGGAATTGATTGATCGCATTCGCTATTTTGTAGATCATAACCTGACGCCGGCCGTACCGGAGCAGGGGTCCGTGGGTGCCTCCGGCGATTTGGCCCCGCTTTCCCACCTGTTCTTGCCCCTGCTCGGGGAGGGAGATTTTTGGGACGGTGAAACGCTAAGTCCGGCTGGCGAGGTTTTGCGGCTGCACGGTCTGGAACCACTACAACTTCGCGCAAAAGAAGGCCTGGGTCTGATCAATGGCACCCAGTTCATCCTGGCCCACGCGCTGGCCGGATTGGATAAGATGGCTTATTTGCTCGACTTAGCGGATATGGCCGGCGCGATGAGTTTGGAAGGGTACCAAGGGAGCGCCGCTCCCTTTCGTCCGGAATTACACGCCGTGCGCCCCTTCGCCGGTTGCGTAAGGGTGGCCGAGCGCATCCGCTATTTTTTGAGCGGTTCGGAAAATATGCAGTCGCACGCCGCCTGTAGCCGGGTTCAGGATCCGTATTCCCTGCGTTGTATGCCCCAGGTGCACGGCGCGAGCCGTAACGCGTTTGCCCACCTCGAGCAACTGGCGGAAATTGAATTAAATTCGGTAACGGATAATCCCATCATCATCGGCCCCGGTGATGCCGTATCGGGCGGTAATTTCCACGGCCAACCGCTGGCCATGGCGCTGGATTACTGTACGCTCGCAGCGGCGGAATTAGGGAATATTGCTGATAGACGGTGTTACCTTTTATTGGAGGGCAAATTCGGGCTGCCACGCCTACTCACGGCGAGTGGTGGGTTGAATTCCGGGTATATGATTCCCCAGTATACAACCGCCGCCCTGGTATCCGAAAATAAATCTTTATGCTTCCCCGCCTCCGCTGATAGCATTCCGACTTCACTCGGGCAGGAGGACCACGTTTCCATGGGCAGTATTTCCGGGCGTAAGTTTAATCAGGTATTAAATAACCTCGAAAAAATACTGGCGATTGAATTGATGTACGCCGCTCAGGCAATGGAATTCCGGCGTCCCCTACGGTTTTCACCCATTGTGGAAGCAAATTTTGCCCTCGTCCGCCAACACGTGGCCCGACTCGAAGAGGACCGCCCGTTGAAACAGGATATTGATCGGATGGTGGAACTCGTACGTGATAGAAAATTTGAAGTGGCCGCGAAATAA
- a CDS encoding urocanate hydratase: MIKTMVDFKTQIQAGIPDELPAKRELPSSNRAPKRKQILSLAEKALAIKNALRYFPAKWHEELAREFAEELNEYGRIYMYRFKPAYAIHARPLAEYPGNSLQARSIMLMIQNNLDPAVAQHPEELITYGGNGAVFQNWAQYLITMQYLSEMTDEQTLHLYSGHPMGLFPSSPDAPRVVVTNGMMIPNYSKPDDWERFNALGVTQYGQMTAGSFMYIGPQGIVHGTTITVMNAFRKMLPEGATPAGKIFLTAGLGGMSGAQPKAGNIVGCVTICAEVNPAAARKRHEQGWVDHLTDSIDELVALTQDAMQRGKPISFAYVGNVIDVWERFDEEGIFIHVGSDQTSLHNPWAGGYYPAGLTYEESNNLLAEDPDRFRELVQESLRRHAAAVNRHTEKGTYFFDYGNAFLLEASRAGAAVMGDGEAQFRYPSYVQDILGPMCFDYGFGPFRWVCASGKAEDLRKTDEIAHQILVEILKTAPPEIRGQLQDNIDWIANAERQQLVVGSQARILYADAEGRIKIAQAFNQAVANGELGPIILGRDHHDVSGTDSPYRETSNIYDGSRFTADMAIHNVIGDSFRGATWVSIHNGGGVGWGEVINGGFGLLLDGSKAATRKLKNMLFYDVNNGIARRSWARNAEARFAIEREMERTPGLRVTVAELVEEDLLEGLI, translated from the coding sequence ATGATCAAGACCATGGTTGACTTTAAAACGCAAATTCAGGCGGGGATTCCCGACGAATTGCCCGCCAAGCGCGAACTGCCCAGCAGTAATCGCGCCCCCAAGCGCAAGCAAATTTTATCTTTAGCGGAGAAAGCCCTGGCGATTAAAAATGCACTGCGTTACTTCCCCGCCAAATGGCACGAGGAACTTGCGCGGGAGTTTGCCGAGGAATTAAATGAATATGGCCGAATTTATATGTACCGCTTTAAACCGGCGTACGCTATCCATGCTCGGCCCCTCGCGGAATATCCCGGGAATTCGCTTCAGGCGCGGTCCATCATGCTAATGATTCAAAATAATCTGGACCCGGCGGTAGCTCAGCACCCGGAGGAATTAATTACCTACGGTGGTAATGGCGCAGTCTTTCAAAATTGGGCGCAGTATTTAATTACCATGCAGTACCTCTCCGAAATGACGGACGAGCAAACCTTGCATCTATACTCTGGCCACCCCATGGGTTTATTCCCTTCTTCGCCGGATGCCCCCCGGGTGGTGGTGACCAACGGAATGATGATCCCCAATTATTCCAAGCCGGACGACTGGGAACGATTTAATGCTCTCGGCGTCACTCAGTACGGCCAAATGACGGCGGGTTCCTTCATGTATATTGGCCCGCAGGGGATTGTCCACGGCACCACGATTACCGTGATGAATGCCTTTCGAAAAATGCTTCCTGAGGGCGCAACGCCGGCGGGCAAGATCTTCCTCACGGCGGGCCTCGGCGGTATGTCGGGCGCTCAACCCAAGGCGGGTAACATCGTCGGTTGCGTCACCATCTGCGCGGAGGTCAATCCCGCCGCCGCCCGCAAGCGCCACGAGCAGGGCTGGGTAGATCACCTCACCGATAGCATTGACGAACTGGTGGCGCTGACGCAGGATGCCATGCAAAGGGGTAAGCCGATCTCCTTCGCCTACGTAGGCAACGTGATCGACGTGTGGGAACGGTTCGACGAAGAAGGCATCTTCATCCACGTAGGGTCGGACCAAACCTCCCTCCATAACCCCTGGGCCGGCGGTTACTACCCGGCCGGCCTCACCTACGAAGAGAGCAACAACCTGCTGGCGGAGGACCCGGACCGGTTCCGGGAGTTGGTCCAGGAAAGCCTACGCCGTCACGCTGCGGCTGTGAACCGCCACACCGAGAAGGGGACCTACTTCTTCGACTACGGCAACGCCTTCCTGCTGGAGGCCAGCCGTGCCGGAGCCGCCGTGATGGGAGACGGGGAAGCCCAATTCCGTTACCCCAGCTACGTGCAAGATATTCTCGGGCCAATGTGTTTCGATTACGGATTTGGCCCCTTCCGCTGGGTTTGCGCCTCCGGCAAAGCCGAAGACCTCCGCAAAACGGATGAAATTGCCCATCAAATCCTGGTCGAAATTCTAAAAACTGCACCCCCGGAAATCAGAGGCCAACTGCAGGATAACATCGACTGGATCGCCAACGCCGAACGCCAACAACTGGTAGTGGGTAGCCAGGCTCGTATCCTCTATGCGGATGCAGAAGGGCGTATCAAAATTGCTCAGGCCTTTAACCAAGCGGTAGCAAATGGTGAACTCGGCCCCATCATCCTCGGCCGCGACCACCACGACGTGAGTGGGACGGACAGCCCCTACCGCGAGACCTCCAATATCTACGACGGCAGCCGCTTTACGGCGGATATGGCCATCCATAACGTCATCGGCGATTCCTTCCGCGGAGCTACCTGGGTGAGCATCCACAACGGTGGCGGCGTCGGCTGGGGCGAAGTCATCAACGGCGGCTTCGGACTCCTGTTGGACGGCAGCAAAGCAGCCACTCGAAAACTGAAAAACATGCTCTTCTACGACGTCAACAACGGCATCGCTCGACGGAGCTGGGCTCGGAATGCAGAGGCGCGATTTGCCATCGAACGGGAAATGGAAAGAACACCGGGCTTGCGGGTGACGGTGGCGGAATTGGTGGAGGAGGATTTGTTGGAAGGGTTGATTTGA
- the hutI gene encoding imidazolonepropionase — protein sequence MQTLFTNIRQLLQIRPPGTTRVAGADMAELPLLENAWVLIEDDLIAGFGEMATCPTGVRFELDCTGQLMLPSWCDSHTHLVYAGNREGEWLDRLQGLSYAEIAAKGGGIVNSAALLGQLSEEDLYEQSRERLMTVIRQGTGAIEIKSGYGLDLEGELKMLRVIRRLREEFQFPVRATFLGAHALPPQYKEDKAEYVRQVCEEMLPQIAKEGLADYVDIFCEKGYFDVADTERLLTAGAKFGLRGKIHVNQFNAIGGVGAGVKHGALSVDHLEELEEEDVTALKGSDTMPVALPGCSFFLGIPYTPGRELIEAGLPLAVASDFNPGSCPSGNMNFVVALACSKMKLTPAEAINAATINGAYAMGLAEEVGSITVGKRANLILTNLLDSYVSLGYYFGGGLIDRVYVNGQYI from the coding sequence ATGCAAACCCTCTTCACCAACATCCGCCAACTCCTACAAATCCGGCCACCGGGAACCACGCGGGTCGCCGGCGCGGACATGGCGGAGCTGCCCTTGCTGGAAAATGCCTGGGTACTCATCGAAGATGACCTCATTGCGGGCTTTGGGGAGATGGCCACCTGCCCCACCGGAGTCAGGTTTGAACTTGATTGTACCGGCCAACTGATGCTTCCTTCCTGGTGCGATTCCCATACCCACCTGGTGTACGCCGGGAACCGGGAGGGGGAGTGGTTGGACCGGCTCCAGGGGCTCAGCTACGCCGAGATCGCGGCCAAAGGTGGCGGGATCGTAAATTCCGCAGCCCTACTGGGTCAACTTTCGGAAGAGGACTTGTACGAGCAGAGCCGGGAAAGATTAATGACCGTCATCCGGCAGGGAACGGGGGCCATTGAAATAAAATCGGGCTACGGGCTGGATCTGGAGGGAGAATTGAAAATGCTGCGCGTCATCCGGCGGCTGCGGGAGGAATTCCAGTTTCCCGTGAGAGCCACCTTCCTGGGCGCCCACGCGCTGCCACCCCAATACAAAGAGGATAAAGCGGAATACGTACGGCAGGTCTGCGAAGAAATGCTCCCCCAAATTGCCAAAGAGGGACTGGCAGACTACGTCGACATCTTCTGCGAGAAGGGTTACTTCGACGTGGCCGATACCGAACGCCTCCTGACCGCCGGTGCAAAGTTTGGTTTGCGGGGGAAGATCCACGTCAATCAGTTCAACGCCATCGGTGGGGTAGGGGCCGGCGTCAAGCACGGTGCCCTGTCCGTTGACCACCTGGAAGAACTCGAGGAAGAGGATGTTACCGCCCTTAAAGGTTCCGACACGATGCCGGTGGCCTTGCCCGGTTGTTCCTTCTTCCTCGGCATTCCCTACACGCCCGGCCGCGAACTGATTGAGGCGGGTCTGCCACTGGCGGTGGCTTCGGACTTCAACCCCGGGTCCTGCCCGTCGGGGAATATGAACTTCGTCGTCGCCCTGGCCTGCAGTAAGATGAAGTTGACGCCAGCGGAGGCCATCAACGCCGCCACGATCAACGGAGCCTATGCGATGGGGCTGGCCGAAGAGGTAGGTTCCATCACCGTCGGCAAACGGGCCAATTTGATACTGACGAATCTTCTCGACTCCTACGTATCACTCGGTTACTACTTTGGCGGAGGGCTCATTGACCGGGTTTACGTGAACGGACAATACATTTAA
- the hutG gene encoding formimidoylglutamase, whose amino-acid sequence MSNYYQPADASLWTGRSVDPRLGPQYWYQSSSFLDLSAAVEAQPDLKGQTVILGYAVEEGVRRNQGRIGAAAGPDTARPYLGRLAEGTSPKRRWDAGNIICPDGNLEAAQEELALRVSQICQAGGKPIVIGGGHDIAYGHFRGLYDAHNDPGRTFGIINFDAHFDLRSPTNGATSGTPFRQILTEMGGNVRYLAAGIQAAANTPELFRVAEKYAVNVLSDETLYANPERSLRQLAFFAASVDHLYLTIDLDTFPAGVAPGVSAPNPTGVDPHFVLGALAELLSIGNTVGMDIAEFNPRYDRDGVTARLVSRLVHRADEYLWL is encoded by the coding sequence ATGAGCAATTACTACCAGCCGGCGGATGCTTCCTTATGGACGGGCCGGTCCGTCGATCCGCGGCTGGGGCCGCAGTACTGGTACCAATCCAGTAGCTTTTTGGATCTATCCGCAGCGGTGGAAGCACAGCCTGATCTGAAGGGGCAGACGGTTATCCTCGGTTACGCGGTAGAGGAAGGGGTACGGCGAAATCAGGGAAGAATCGGCGCTGCGGCGGGGCCGGATACCGCTCGCCCCTACCTGGGTCGATTGGCGGAGGGAACTTCCCCCAAACGCCGTTGGGATGCGGGTAACATCATCTGCCCCGACGGGAACCTGGAAGCCGCGCAAGAGGAACTGGCTCTCCGGGTAAGCCAGATCTGCCAGGCCGGGGGGAAGCCCATCGTTATCGGCGGTGGACACGACATTGCATACGGGCACTTTAGGGGATTGTACGACGCCCACAACGATCCCGGTAGAACCTTTGGCATCATCAATTTCGATGCCCACTTCGATCTCCGGTCGCCCACCAACGGAGCGACTTCGGGTACACCCTTTCGGCAGATACTGACGGAGATGGGGGGAAACGTCCGTTACCTGGCTGCCGGCATCCAGGCGGCCGCCAATACGCCGGAGCTGTTCCGGGTGGCCGAAAAGTATGCGGTTAACGTTTTGTCGGACGAAACCCTGTACGCTAACCCCGAACGGTCACTGCGGCAATTAGCCTTTTTTGCTGCCTCCGTCGACCACCTTTACCTTACGATTGATCTCGATACCTTCCCCGCCGGCGTGGCCCCGGGCGTGAGCGCGCCGAACCCTACGGGAGTTGATCCCCACTTTGTCCTGGGTGCCCTCGCTGAACTATTATCCATCGGTAATACGGTGGGTATGGATATTGCGGAGTTCAACCCCAGATACGATCGGGACGGGGTGACGGCCCGATTGGTCAGCCGGCTGGTGCACCGGGCGGATGAGTATTTGTGGTTGTAG
- the ruvX gene encoding Holliday junction resolvase RuvX, whose amino-acid sequence MSRILAIDYGSKKTGIAVSDPLRLTANGLETVPTWQLLDWLDKYLAEEEVGDLVVGESLHKDGTPNKINDEVIGFERKFSKKYPDIKLHRQDEFRTSKRALEAMIEMGVPKMKRREKHRVDKLAATIILQDFMETLA is encoded by the coding sequence ATGTCCCGCATCCTGGCCATCGATTACGGCTCCAAAAAGACTGGTATTGCCGTTTCGGACCCCCTGCGCCTGACCGCAAACGGGTTGGAAACCGTCCCGACCTGGCAGCTGCTTGACTGGCTGGATAAGTACCTGGCCGAGGAAGAAGTCGGGGACCTTGTAGTCGGCGAAAGCCTGCACAAAGACGGGACGCCGAACAAGATCAACGACGAGGTGATCGGGTTCGAGCGCAAATTCAGTAAGAAGTATCCCGATATCAAACTGCACCGGCAGGATGAATTTCGGACCTCCAAACGCGCCCTCGAAGCGATGATCGAAATGGGGGTGCCGAAGATGAAACGCCGCGAAAAACACCGCGTCGATAAACTGGCCGCCACCATCATTCTGCAGGATTTCATGGAGACCCTCGCCTAA
- the def gene encoding peptide deformylase, with product MILPIYAYGQPVLKKVAKPITKDYPGLEKLIADMWETMENANGVGLAAPQIGKSIRLFLIDAGPMHDEGEEHLGKRGVFINAEILEEAGDDCSYAEGCLSIPDITGEVERAEEITIRYYDENFVEHTETFDGMNARVIQHEYDHIEGILFTEYLKPLKRRMINRKLEKIKKGEADAKYRMKFIRT from the coding sequence ATGATTCTTCCGATTTACGCTTACGGCCAACCCGTGCTCAAAAAAGTAGCCAAACCCATCACGAAAGACTACCCCGGGCTCGAAAAACTGATCGCGGACATGTGGGAGACCATGGAAAATGCCAACGGCGTCGGCCTCGCCGCCCCCCAAATCGGGAAGAGCATCCGGCTATTTTTGATTGATGCCGGGCCGATGCACGACGAGGGCGAAGAACACCTCGGCAAACGCGGCGTATTCATCAACGCGGAAATCCTCGAAGAAGCCGGCGACGATTGCAGCTACGCCGAAGGCTGCCTCAGCATCCCCGACATCACCGGTGAAGTGGAGCGCGCCGAAGAGATCACCATTCGCTACTACGACGAAAATTTCGTGGAGCACACCGAGACTTTCGATGGCATGAACGCCCGCGTCATCCAACACGAATACGACCACATCGAGGGTATCTTATTCACCGAGTACCTCAAACCCCTCAAACGCCGGATGATCAACCGGAAGCTGGAGAAGATCAAGAAGGGGGAGGCGGATGCGAAGTACCGGATGAAGTTTATACGGACTTAA
- a CDS encoding viroplasmin family protein, translated as MPKTKQKKFYVVWLGHVPGVYLTWPEAKRQVDGYKGAKYKSFPSRAQAEAAYDGGFHRYMTAAVAANNKTSHLRQRPTSKRKSNAPTTPGILANSISVDAACSGNPGKMEYQGVTTASKKQLFHRAFPLGTNNIGEFLALVHALAFLKAQDKGDLPIYSDSQIAIGWVKKGKCKTTLKKSKKTESLYEYIEKGEAWLKENSITNPIYKWNTKAWGEIPADFGRK; from the coding sequence ATGCCCAAAACGAAGCAAAAGAAATTCTACGTCGTCTGGCTCGGCCACGTTCCGGGCGTCTACCTGACCTGGCCGGAAGCCAAACGGCAAGTGGACGGCTACAAAGGTGCAAAGTATAAAAGTTTTCCCTCCCGCGCCCAGGCCGAGGCCGCTTACGACGGCGGCTTCCACCGGTACATGACGGCGGCCGTGGCGGCCAACAACAAAACATCGCACCTGCGGCAGCGCCCAACTTCCAAACGCAAAAGTAACGCCCCCACCACCCCGGGCATCCTCGCTAACAGCATTTCCGTGGACGCCGCCTGCTCCGGCAACCCCGGTAAAATGGAGTACCAGGGCGTCACGACCGCCAGCAAAAAACAACTCTTCCACCGCGCTTTCCCGCTCGGGACGAATAACATCGGCGAATTCCTCGCGCTAGTCCACGCCCTCGCGTTTCTCAAAGCCCAGGACAAAGGCGACCTGCCCATCTACAGTGACTCCCAAATTGCCATCGGCTGGGTCAAAAAAGGGAAGTGCAAGACGACGTTGAAGAAATCAAAAAAGACCGAAAGCCTCTACGAATACATCGAAAAGGGAGAAGCCTGGCTGAAGGAAAATAGCATCACCAACCCGATCTACAAGTGGAATACGAAGGCGTGGGGGGAGATTCCGGCGGATTTTGGGAGAAAGTGA
- a CDS encoding TatD family hydrolase, whose product MLIDTHTHLYSDKFAGDRAAMMERIPAVGVELSIMPAVDSSSHAAMLQLEADYPDRTLAMMGLHPVSVKADYEQELAIVREYLDQDRKWVAIGEIGMDLHWDVTFREQQEKAFLIQCEWAIEMDLPICIHARKSIDELLALIERVGDDRLRGVFHCFTGDFRQAERAIELGFYLGIGGVATFKNGGLGPVIEQVAHDRLLLETDAPYLAPVPYRGKRNETAYLPNVAEKVASLWKTSVAEVSRQTTENAWQLFELDRFAQPGLPWVAGMAAKT is encoded by the coding sequence ATGTTGATCGATACCCATACCCACCTCTACAGCGACAAATTTGCGGGCGACCGCGCCGCGATGATGGAGCGCATTCCCGCCGTGGGGGTGGAGCTGTCCATTATGCCGGCCGTGGACTCCAGCAGCCACGCCGCCATGCTGCAATTGGAGGCTGACTACCCCGACCGTACCCTCGCCATGATGGGCCTCCACCCCGTCAGCGTAAAGGCGGATTACGAACAAGAGCTGGCCATAGTCCGGGAATATCTCGACCAGGACCGCAAGTGGGTAGCAATAGGCGAGATTGGGATGGATCTGCACTGGGACGTCACCTTCCGGGAGCAACAAGAAAAAGCTTTCCTCATTCAGTGCGAATGGGCCATTGAGATGGATCTTCCAATTTGTATCCACGCCAGGAAATCCATTGACGAACTACTGGCCCTGATCGAAAGGGTAGGGGATGACCGCCTCCGCGGCGTCTTCCACTGTTTTACCGGAGATTTCCGTCAGGCGGAGCGTGCCATCGAACTGGGGTTCTACCTGGGGATTGGTGGGGTTGCCACTTTTAAGAATGGTGGGCTAGGCCCGGTAATCGAACAAGTGGCACACGATCGGCTTTTGCTGGAGACGGATGCCCCTTACCTGGCGCCGGTACCTTACCGCGGAAAACGCAACGAAACTGCTTATTTGCCAAACGTGGCAGAAAAAGTGGCCAGCCTCTGGAAAACTTCCGTCGCTGAAGTGAGCCGACAAACGACCGAAAATGCGTGGCAACTCTTTGAACTTGACCGCTTTGCGCAGCCTGGCCTACCTTGGGTAGCAGGGATGGCGGCCAAAACCTAA
- a CDS encoding MotA/TolQ/ExbB proton channel family protein produces MRHINKILATLALAVISAGNLAAQDEATASGYQILKKYFIDGDWRFMAIVLVCLILGLAFCIERIITLNLASTNTDKLLSRIGERLEAGDVAGAQEVAKSTAGPTASVLYEGLRHTKEGPDAVEKAIVSYGSVQMGLLERGLVWISLFIAIAPMLGFMGTVIGMIQAFNKIETVGDLSPAVVAGGIKVALLTTVFGLVVAIILQILYNYIVNKIDGIVNRMEDASIALVDTMATTNSFRA; encoded by the coding sequence ATGCGACACATTAACAAGATACTGGCCACCCTCGCGCTGGCGGTTATCTCCGCTGGAAACCTAGCGGCCCAGGATGAGGCAACTGCATCCGGATACCAAATCCTCAAGAAATATTTCATCGACGGTGACTGGCGCTTCATGGCCATCGTACTCGTCTGTTTGATCCTCGGCCTGGCCTTCTGTATCGAGCGTATCATCACGCTGAACCTGGCCTCCACCAACACCGACAAACTCCTCAGCCGCATCGGTGAGCGTTTGGAAGCCGGTGACGTTGCTGGCGCGCAGGAAGTAGCGAAGTCTACGGCCGGCCCCACGGCCAGCGTCCTTTACGAAGGGCTCCGCCACACGAAAGAAGGACCCGACGCAGTGGAGAAAGCCATTGTTTCCTACGGTTCCGTACAAATGGGCCTCCTCGAGCGTGGCCTCGTTTGGATCTCGCTCTTCATCGCCATTGCACCCATGCTTGGGTTCATGGGTACGGTAATCGGTATGATCCAGGCCTTTAACAAAATTGAAACAGTTGGTGACCTTTCCCCAGCGGTTGTTGCCGGTGGTATTAAGGTAGCCCTGCTGACGACCGTATTCGGTTTGGTAGTGGCCATTATCCTCCAGATCCTTTACAACTACATCGTCAACAAGATCGACGGTATCGTAAACCGGATGGAGGATGCGTCAATCGCTTTGGTTGATACCATGGCTACGACGAACAGCTTCCGCGCTTAA